Proteins co-encoded in one Spirosoma endbachense genomic window:
- a CDS encoding serine hydrolase: MCRRFQPALLLSFLLLITYAQADDLDDFIRNQLQKRHVPGLSLAIIQDGKIVKAKCYGYIDKTGSTPLATTTLFQAGSISKSVAAVGALRLVEQGKLALDEDVNTKLSTWKVPENEFTKDKKVTLRGLLSHTTGLTVHGFPGYEVGSPVPSIVQILDGSPPANTAPVRVNFVPGTRWRYSGGGYTVMQQLMLDVTGKSFPTYMQEAVLEPLNMQASTYQQPLPADKARATARGHYGDRSLVKGHWHIYPEMAAAGLWTTPSDLARFAISIQNAFAGKAGALLTQQMTKQMLTDQKDNDGLGVFLQGEGHTMRFGHNGRDEGFDALMTATVETGQGVAIMINANDNSQMLGRIVDAIAKEYKWPGYAAKTPATRTVVPVNPKELTAFEGRYELANNRMITFLAENGRLFTLVDGFADEEFVPETPTHFASTDREVSITFNPDAKGEVSELIWKNGKEERKIPRIGPLFRLTKAIPDPDPTRTRQIETALKAMSQGGKAVEETPGITPGARRDFSGGSRELAGLKSISFINTMDVKGHGIERHDSPVGQILGYKVVTDKDPHYVIVHLTADGLVTDYDVVDN; this comes from the coding sequence ATGTGTCGACGTTTTCAGCCCGCCCTCCTTCTTTCGTTTCTGCTCCTTATTACATATGCTCAGGCTGATGACCTGGACGATTTCATTCGGAATCAACTACAAAAACGGCACGTGCCTGGGTTATCACTGGCCATTATTCAGGATGGTAAAATCGTGAAGGCCAAATGCTATGGATACATCGACAAAACCGGTTCTACTCCACTCGCCACCACTACGTTATTTCAGGCAGGTTCTATCAGCAAATCGGTTGCTGCCGTCGGAGCACTCCGGCTCGTTGAACAAGGCAAGCTAGCGCTCGATGAGGATGTTAACACTAAATTGAGTACCTGGAAAGTACCCGAGAATGAATTCACGAAGGACAAGAAAGTAACGCTGAGGGGTTTGCTCAGCCACACCACAGGCTTAACCGTTCATGGATTCCCTGGCTACGAGGTAGGCAGTCCTGTGCCATCAATCGTACAGATTCTGGATGGTTCGCCCCCCGCCAATACGGCTCCCGTTCGGGTGAATTTTGTTCCCGGTACTCGCTGGCGTTACTCCGGTGGAGGGTATACGGTCATGCAACAACTCATGCTGGATGTGACGGGCAAATCGTTTCCTACTTACATGCAGGAGGCCGTACTGGAACCGCTGAATATGCAGGCAAGTACATACCAACAGCCGCTACCGGCTGATAAAGCGAGAGCCACGGCTAGAGGGCACTATGGCGATCGTAGTCTGGTTAAAGGCCACTGGCATATTTATCCCGAGATGGCCGCTGCGGGATTGTGGACAACTCCTTCCGATCTGGCGCGTTTTGCAATCAGTATTCAGAATGCTTTTGCCGGTAAGGCTGGTGCATTGTTGACACAACAAATGACAAAGCAAATGCTTACCGATCAAAAGGATAATGACGGGCTGGGTGTTTTCCTGCAAGGTGAAGGGCATACAATGCGTTTTGGACATAACGGTCGGGACGAAGGCTTCGACGCCCTGATGACAGCCACTGTTGAAACGGGGCAAGGAGTGGCCATTATGATCAATGCCAATGACAACTCTCAGATGCTCGGCAGAATCGTGGACGCGATCGCCAAAGAATATAAGTGGCCGGGTTATGCGGCCAAGACACCAGCCACACGCACAGTCGTACCCGTCAATCCTAAAGAACTAACCGCTTTTGAAGGGCGCTATGAATTGGCTAACAATCGAATGATTACCTTCCTGGCAGAAAATGGTCGGTTATTTACGCTGGTCGATGGTTTTGCGGATGAAGAATTTGTGCCCGAAACACCCACCCACTTTGCGTCGACAGATCGGGAGGTTTCTATAACATTCAATCCTGATGCAAAAGGTGAGGTGAGCGAATTAATCTGGAAGAATGGCAAAGAAGAACGTAAAATCCCTCGTATTGGTCCGCTTTTTCGGTTAACAAAGGCGATACCAGACCCAGACCCAACTCGTACCCGGCAAATCGAGACAGCTCTAAAGGCTATGTCGCAAGGGGGTAAAGCAGTTGAGGAAACGCCTGGAATCACGCCCGGAGCCCGGCGGGATTTTTCCGGAGGCAGCCGTGAACTAGCAGGACTAAAATCTATTTCGTTTATCAATACAATGGATGTCAAAGGGCATGGTATCGAGCGACATGATAGCCCGGTAGGTCAGATACTGGGTTATAAAGTGGTGACCGATAAAGACCCTCATTATGTAATCGTCCACTTGACTGCGGATGGATTGGTAACCGATTACGACGTAGTAGACAACTAA
- a CDS encoding GMC oxidoreductase translates to MTTLTYDIIIIGTGSGGGTIAQRLAPSGKRILILERGDFIPKEKENWDVTEVVVNGRYRTDEVWYDKDNQPFKPFTHYVVGGNSKMYGAASFRLRESDFRQTQHQAGISPAWPLTYADFSPYYDQAEQLFSVHGLRGSDPTEPPAAEPFPFGPIRPEPFAEELYENVRQTGLKPFPIPMAVRLAQDKPERPDAPTVLGNFDGFPDPSEAKADSHVTGVRAALQHPNVMLLTNTVATRLITDEDGQRITAVQVQRNGQTETYQANVVVLAAGAINSATLLLRSANDQHPNGLANKNGLVGRNYMAHINGCLIAYTPDKLNTSFFQKYFCIGDYYESTPEHQHPLGEIQLMGKNDPPTVVGLATDFLPDKEANWLSTHSIDFWLTAEDLPDHENRVTLTHDGAIQLIYHRERNNVGAFEALKLKLKELFEKLGDIDPALKTVYWSGYDLGISGVSHQCGTLRFGIDPATSVLDVNCKAHELDNLFVADASFFPSSGAYNPSLTTAANALRVGDYLLKNVL, encoded by the coding sequence ATGACTACACTTACCTACGATATCATTATCATCGGCACCGGTTCTGGTGGTGGTACAATTGCCCAGCGTTTAGCACCGTCGGGAAAGCGAATCCTGATTCTCGAACGGGGCGATTTCATTCCGAAAGAAAAAGAAAACTGGGACGTTACGGAGGTTGTCGTCAATGGCCGCTACCGCACCGATGAGGTTTGGTACGACAAAGATAACCAACCCTTTAAACCGTTCACCCATTATGTAGTAGGCGGTAATAGCAAGATGTACGGTGCTGCCAGTTTCCGGCTTCGGGAGTCTGATTTTCGGCAGACCCAACACCAGGCGGGTATCTCGCCAGCCTGGCCGCTGACCTACGCTGACTTTTCGCCTTACTACGACCAGGCCGAACAACTGTTTAGTGTTCACGGTCTGCGGGGCAGTGACCCCACCGAGCCCCCTGCCGCCGAACCGTTTCCGTTTGGGCCGATTAGGCCTGAGCCGTTTGCTGAAGAATTGTACGAAAACGTTCGGCAGACTGGCCTGAAGCCTTTCCCAATTCCGATGGCGGTACGGCTCGCCCAGGACAAGCCCGAACGACCCGATGCGCCGACGGTGCTGGGTAATTTTGATGGTTTTCCCGACCCTTCTGAAGCAAAAGCTGACTCGCATGTGACCGGCGTTCGGGCCGCTCTGCAACACCCTAACGTAATGCTGCTGACAAATACGGTTGCTACCCGACTCATTACCGATGAGGATGGCCAGCGCATTACGGCAGTACAGGTGCAACGCAACGGCCAGACCGAAACCTATCAGGCTAATGTAGTGGTATTGGCGGCCGGGGCCATCAATTCGGCGACTTTACTCCTGCGATCGGCTAATGATCAGCACCCCAATGGGTTAGCAAATAAAAATGGCTTGGTGGGACGGAATTATATGGCCCATATCAACGGCTGTTTGATTGCCTACACGCCCGACAAATTAAACACCTCGTTTTTTCAGAAGTATTTCTGCATCGGTGATTATTACGAATCGACTCCCGAACATCAGCATCCGCTGGGTGAAATTCAATTAATGGGGAAAAACGATCCACCGACGGTGGTTGGTTTAGCTACCGATTTCCTACCCGACAAAGAGGCCAATTGGCTATCGACCCACAGTATTGATTTCTGGCTCACTGCCGAAGATCTGCCTGATCATGAGAATCGAGTAACGCTCACGCACGATGGAGCCATTCAACTCATCTACCACCGCGAACGCAACAACGTAGGGGCTTTTGAGGCCTTAAAGCTAAAACTCAAAGAGTTATTCGAGAAACTAGGCGATATTGACCCGGCTCTGAAAACGGTGTACTGGTCGGGCTATGACCTCGGAATCAGCGGTGTTTCTCACCAATGTGGCACGCTCCGCTTCGGTATCGATCCGGCGACTTCGGTGCTCGATGTGAACTGCAAAGCCCATGAACTCGACAATCTGTTTGTGGCTGATGCCAGCTTTTTCCCTTCGTCGGGTGCCTATAATCCGTCGCTGACAACGGCAGCCAATGCCTTACGGGTAGGCGACTATTTATTGAAAAACGTGCTGTAA
- a CDS encoding VOC family protein, whose translation MKRTLTPIVLLFFQSFILSLLMLPGSAQTVKEVLRPTVTVSDLDRVLPFYTQTLPFELVGIQDIPIAVIRELFGVKNAGATARIATLRLGNETLDLLDFGKPETGAVIPADSRSNDRWFQHVAIVVSDIDKAYSLLRQHKVAHVSSSPQTLPAYISAAAGVKAFYFRDPDGHVLELISFPAGKGKPNWQPTGSQEADRLFLGIDHTAIGSADTDSSLAFYRDVLGLKISGSSENYGPEQEHLNQVFGAHLLITGLTAGAGPGVELLDYLTPPGGRPYPASSHVNDLWHWHTTLLISQLDTVFRIIQQKKYSMISPGIVPISYPGIPARRGLLVRDPDGHVLLLCE comes from the coding sequence ATGAAACGTACCCTTACACCTATTGTGCTCTTGTTCTTTCAGTCTTTCATTCTTTCACTGCTAATGCTGCCTGGCAGTGCCCAGACTGTAAAGGAAGTGTTACGGCCTACCGTTACAGTATCTGATTTAGACCGGGTATTGCCTTTTTATACCCAAACCCTGCCATTTGAACTGGTTGGTATTCAGGACATACCGATTGCGGTAATACGTGAATTATTTGGCGTGAAGAATGCCGGAGCGACGGCCCGTATTGCTACACTTCGCCTGGGCAATGAAACCCTTGATCTGCTCGATTTTGGCAAACCAGAAACCGGTGCCGTAATCCCTGCCGATTCGCGTAGCAACGACCGTTGGTTTCAGCACGTAGCCATAGTAGTAAGCGATATCGATAAAGCGTATAGCCTGCTACGTCAGCATAAAGTGGCCCATGTATCATCGTCTCCACAAACGCTCCCGGCCTACATTTCGGCTGCTGCCGGAGTAAAGGCTTTTTACTTCCGCGATCCCGATGGACACGTACTTGAACTCATTTCGTTTCCGGCTGGTAAAGGAAAACCCAACTGGCAGCCTACCGGTAGCCAGGAAGCTGATCGATTATTTCTAGGCATCGATCACACGGCTATTGGCAGTGCCGATACCGATTCATCACTGGCGTTTTACAGGGATGTTCTTGGACTGAAAATCAGCGGTTCCAGCGAAAACTACGGCCCGGAGCAGGAGCACCTGAATCAGGTATTTGGCGCGCACTTGCTGATTACGGGCCTTACGGCCGGAGCCGGGCCGGGTGTCGAACTGCTCGATTACCTAACCCCACCGGGCGGGCGACCATACCCCGCTTCATCGCACGTAAATGACCTCTGGCATTGGCATACAACCTTGTTGATCAGTCAGTTAGATACCGTATTTCGGATTATTCAGCAGAAAAAATATTCTATGATTTCGCCGGGCATTGTTCCGATTTCTTATCCGGGCATTCCGGCTCGACGTGGGCTATTGGTTCGCGACCCCGATGGTCATGTACTGCTGCTTTGCGAATAA
- a CDS encoding YHS domain-containing (seleno)protein: protein MKTKSFLVLALGLLVSAPLFAQFPAKVDGKYLQNLDANGCALQGYDCVAMFTMPDSTIKGKSEFASSFEGANYWFATAANKATFDAAPAKYAPLYGGFCAIAVSEGNLRPIQVWTHGITDGHLVVNHNAKARKLWLAKPSKHLKQAQEKWPTVSQKDAKYDILHGDETQESLSKTSFEGPVK, encoded by the coding sequence ATGAAAACGAAATCATTTCTTGTTCTCGCCCTGGGCCTATTGGTATCTGCCCCTTTATTTGCTCAGTTTCCGGCTAAAGTAGACGGAAAGTACCTCCAGAACCTCGACGCCAACGGCTGTGCCCTGCAAGGTTATGACTGTGTAGCGATGTTTACGATGCCTGATTCGACCATCAAAGGCAAATCAGAATTTGCATCCAGCTTTGAAGGAGCCAACTACTGGTTCGCTACGGCGGCAAACAAAGCCACATTCGATGCTGCCCCCGCCAAATATGCTCCCCTATATGGTGGCTTCTGCGCCATAGCCGTATCGGAGGGGAATCTCCGCCCGATTCAGGTCTGGACGCATGGCATTACCGACGGCCATTTGGTCGTGAACCACAATGCTAAAGCCCGCAAGCTCTGGCTTGCCAAGCCTTCGAAACACCTGAAACAAGCTCAGGAAAAATGGCCGACTGTCAGCCAGAAGGATGCCAAATACGATATTCTTCATGGTGATGAAACGCAGGAGTCACTCTCAAAAACATCGTTTGAGGGGCCCGTCAAATAA
- a CDS encoding GlcG/HbpS family heme-binding protein, protein MNLFRLVLFTFFGLLVQHRTQAQVKTTYVLTQESCKKIAAASIKYAVDNAAPGGSIAIVDAGGHLLYLERMDNTFAQAAEVSYEKARTAALFKKDTKAFEDNINSGRVALTTVGPVMLQGGLLIVYKGEVIGAIGVSGTKSADQDTDVAKVGIAVKLD, encoded by the coding sequence ATGAATTTATTTCGACTAGTCCTGTTCACGTTTTTCGGTTTGCTGGTCCAGCATAGGACACAAGCTCAAGTCAAAACTACCTACGTTCTGACCCAGGAAAGCTGCAAGAAAATTGCGGCTGCATCGATCAAATATGCCGTCGATAACGCAGCGCCAGGAGGCAGTATCGCCATTGTAGATGCGGGCGGGCATCTGCTCTACCTCGAACGAATGGACAACACGTTTGCGCAGGCCGCCGAAGTCTCGTATGAGAAGGCACGTACGGCGGCTTTGTTTAAGAAAGACACCAAAGCTTTTGAAGACAACATCAACAGCGGACGGGTAGCTCTCACGACCGTTGGCCCGGTGATGTTGCAGGGTGGCTTGCTTATCGTTTACAAAGGGGAGGTTATTGGAGCAATTGGGGTTAGCGGCACCAAAAGTGCCGATCAGGACACCGACGTAGCGAAAGTTGGTATAGCGGTTAAACTCGACTAA
- a CDS encoding SMP-30/gluconolactonase/LRE family protein, with protein MKPFLSFAVLILTLVSVRAQEIRELAWGNPITVVDLRTEAGSQLVNANWQSLDAQIKPASFNAPGPSTTDKLLLYPTGKPVSTYTLEPRCGTPAFQQAQWSAVAATDLETRRGNGLLSHVWYRTTITIPATVGTVPVTGSRVLFELVADDYSEVWVNGTLRKSFGARANGVINGYNARQRVWLTDSAKPGETIELAVLVTNGPIADLPNNYVWIRSATLDFYAEKPIPAEWKNLGLLTMVQDELKQVMDPSTRIQKVADGFQFTEGPVWHPDGYLLFSDPNANVIYKHDPAMGNITVYMTKTGYTGFDIGEYHQPGSNGLAIDPAGHLIVCQHGNRRIIRDEIKGPMTILSDGYDSKKLNSPNDLTVKSNGDVYFTDPPYGLPNAFADSRKEQPHSGVYRIRNGKTDLLTTNLGGPNGIAFSPDEKYLYVSNWDIRDIHNTKTLWRFEVKPDGTLTNGKVFFDMNNTDDDEALDGIKVDTKGYIFASAPGGVWIISPEGKYLGKIIGPERPANMAWGDDGKTLYLTAHTGLYKIRTLNGGKLAKPMDY; from the coding sequence ATGAAGCCTTTTCTTTCGTTTGCCGTATTGATCCTGACACTGGTTTCGGTGCGGGCGCAGGAAATTCGGGAATTAGCCTGGGGCAATCCCATAACGGTAGTCGATTTGCGAACAGAAGCAGGAAGTCAACTGGTAAACGCGAACTGGCAAAGTCTGGACGCTCAAATTAAACCAGCCTCTTTCAATGCACCCGGCCCGTCGACGACCGATAAACTCCTCCTCTATCCAACGGGTAAACCAGTCAGTACATATACACTTGAGCCACGCTGTGGAACTCCGGCCTTTCAACAGGCGCAATGGTCAGCCGTAGCCGCAACTGATCTGGAAACCCGGCGTGGGAATGGGTTACTGAGCCACGTCTGGTATCGAACAACTATAACGATTCCCGCAACAGTTGGAACAGTTCCCGTAACGGGTTCGCGGGTTCTGTTTGAACTTGTAGCCGACGATTACAGCGAGGTCTGGGTAAATGGCACGCTCCGAAAATCGTTTGGGGCCAGGGCCAATGGTGTTATCAATGGCTATAACGCCCGACAGCGCGTATGGCTCACGGATAGTGCCAAACCCGGCGAAACGATCGAATTGGCCGTGCTGGTAACGAACGGCCCTATCGCCGATTTGCCCAACAACTACGTCTGGATTCGGAGTGCAACCCTCGATTTTTATGCTGAAAAGCCGATACCAGCAGAGTGGAAGAACCTCGGCCTGTTAACAATGGTACAGGATGAATTGAAACAGGTGATGGACCCCAGCACCCGGATTCAGAAAGTAGCTGATGGGTTTCAATTTACCGAAGGGCCGGTATGGCACCCTGACGGCTATCTGCTCTTCAGCGATCCAAACGCCAACGTCATCTACAAGCACGACCCGGCAATGGGTAACATAACGGTGTACATGACTAAAACGGGCTATACTGGTTTCGACATCGGCGAGTACCACCAGCCAGGTTCCAACGGACTGGCCATTGACCCCGCTGGCCATTTGATTGTGTGTCAGCACGGGAATCGGCGGATAATCCGCGACGAAATCAAAGGGCCAATGACCATTTTATCGGATGGTTACGACAGTAAAAAACTGAATAGCCCCAACGATCTGACCGTAAAAAGTAATGGTGATGTGTATTTCACCGACCCGCCCTATGGTCTGCCAAATGCCTTTGCCGATTCACGTAAAGAGCAACCTCATTCGGGTGTATACCGCATCCGAAACGGCAAAACCGATTTATTGACGACCAATTTAGGTGGTCCAAACGGGATTGCATTTTCGCCCGACGAAAAATACCTCTACGTCTCCAACTGGGACATTCGGGACATTCACAATACCAAAACGCTCTGGCGCTTTGAGGTAAAACCCGATGGCACACTAACAAATGGCAAGGTTTTCTTCGACATGAACAACACCGACGATGACGAGGCTTTAGACGGCATCAAAGTCGATACGAAGGGGTACATTTTTGCTTCAGCACCGGGTGGTGTCTGGATCATTTCGCCCGAAGGGAAGTATCTCGGCAAAATCATCGGCCCCGAACGCCCGGCCAACATGGCCTGGGGAGACGACGGCAAAACGCTCTACCTCACGGCCCATACTGGCTTATACAAAATCAGAACGCTCAACGGAGGAAAACTAGCGAAGCCAATGGATTATTAA